The DNA sequence TTCCTCTTGCTTCTTGATATCTGAATCTGTGATAGCAAAGGGAGCACAGACGGGCTGCTCAGCATTGAGCCACACCTCAGGGTGCTTCTCAAGAGATGCAGCAGATCTATCTTGTCCCTTAACACTTGCATTGTTATACAGATTTGTTACTAGAGAGTGAATTAAGCCCTTCTGGTTTATTCCTGGTCCGACACTTTTAATTTGGGCTGGTAAtcgaaaacatttcaatgcaGTTTCATCCACCGAGCAAACTGAAATTCCTTGAAGTCTCTTTTGCCAAAATAACTGCTTTGGtttatctttttcattttttgcatttgcagAATCCAGCTTACGCCTCTTGTCTTTTGAAGTTGCTGGTGCTGGTACCATGGTAGGATAAAAAGTGACTGACTGTTTTGATAATGATTTGTTAGATTGACGGACAGGAGCTGGAATGATTCCTCCATTTAAGTCTCGTCCATAACTCTGCTCCTTTTCACCTTGTTTACGCTTGCTCCGTCTGCAATATGTCCCACTtctaaaatcaaaattacCAAGATCCAAATCTGGAAGATGCTTCTCCAGTTGAGGTTTTGAACGGATTTTCTTTCCATCTGGACTGATAAGGAGAAATAATGTCAAAAGTTAGTTGAAATAAAACATCTGATAACAACACTATTAGCTGAGAGAAGTTACTAAGGATATATAGTAGCTTCTCTTACGTAGAATAAGCTagcacaaaattaaatttgctaaCTTAACCTTATTGAGTTCTTTGACTCATCCCAGGGCAAAGTGAACCTTGGAAAAAAATGGATCAGCAATAGTTCTTACGACAAGCAATTGAGAGATTGT is a window from the Acropora palmata chromosome 1, jaAcrPala1.3, whole genome shotgun sequence genome containing:
- the LOC141889257 gene encoding methyl-CpG-binding domain protein 2-like; protein product: MDEKPIRMECPSLPSGWQREIVMRKSGLSAGRSDVYYYSPDGKKIRSKPQLEKHLPDLDLGNFDFRSGTYCRRSKRKQGEKEQSYGRDLNGGIIPAPVRQSNKSLSKQSVTFYPTMVPAPATSKDKRRKLDSANAKNEKDKPKQLFWQKRLQGISVCSVDETALKCFRLPAQIKSVGPGINQKGLIHSLVTNLYNNASVKGQDRSAASLEKHPEVWLNAEQPVCAPFAITDSDIKKQEEKVATLRRQLSEALAEYEHLKRDPPMK